Proteins co-encoded in one Bacillus infantis NRRL B-14911 genomic window:
- a CDS encoding isoprenylcysteine carboxyl methyltransferase family protein: protein MDWFTVFILIIMLQRVGELAVARSNEKWMKSRGALEFGKGHYSIMVMIHASFFLFYSFEVSWGSRTLSSLWPAILTVIIITQAGRLWALLSLGKYWNTKILVIPHANVVMRGPYRFIRHPNYVIVTLEFLAFPLMFQAYWTLAVFSILNLAILSVRIPAEEQALSGLTEYRQKLRRNRFLPGRKRISEESS, encoded by the coding sequence ATGGATTGGTTCACTGTTTTTATTTTGATCATCATGCTCCAAAGGGTCGGGGAACTGGCAGTAGCCAGAAGCAATGAAAAATGGATGAAAAGCCGGGGAGCCCTTGAGTTTGGCAAGGGGCACTACAGTATAATGGTCATGATTCATGCTTCTTTCTTTCTTTTTTACAGTTTTGAGGTTTCGTGGGGGAGCAGGACCCTTTCGTCCTTGTGGCCAGCAATTTTGACAGTGATCATAATCACTCAGGCTGGCCGGCTCTGGGCACTGCTTTCCCTGGGGAAGTACTGGAATACAAAAATCCTGGTTATACCCCATGCCAATGTGGTCATGAGAGGGCCTTACCGGTTCATCCGGCATCCGAACTATGTAATTGTAACCTTGGAATTCCTCGCTTTTCCTCTGATGTTCCAGGCGTATTGGACATTGGCCGTATTTTCAATTCTTAATCTAGCCATCCTCTCAGTCAGGATACCTGCAGAAGAACAGGCTCTCAGCGGCCTGACTGAATACCGGCAAAAATTGCGGCGTAACCGTTTTCTTCCAGGAAGAAAACGAATTTCTGAAGAAAGCAGTTGA